One stretch of Rattus norvegicus strain BN/NHsdMcwi chromosome 12, GRCr8, whole genome shotgun sequence DNA includes these proteins:
- the Evi5l gene encoding EVI5-like protein isoform X1, translating into MSLSTMASPTLSPDSSSQEALSAPTCSPTSDSENLSPDELELLAKLEEQNRLLEADSKSMRSMNGSRRNSGSSLVSSSSASSNLSHLEEDTWILWGRIANEWEEWRRRKEKLLKELIRKGIPHHFRAIVWQLLCSATDMPVKNQYSELLKMSSPCEKLIRRDIARTYPEHEFFKGQDSLGQEVLFNVMKAYSLVDREVGYCQGSAFIVGLLLMQMPEEEAFCVFVRLMQEYRLRELFKPSMAELGLCIYQFEYMLQEQLPDLNTHFRSQSFHTSMYASSWFLTLFLTTFPLPVATRVFDIFMYEGLEIVFRVGLALLQVNQTELMQLDMEGMSQYFQRVIPHQFDSCPDKLVLKAYQVKYNPKKMKRLEKEYAAMKSKEMEEQIEIKRLRTENRLLKQRIETLEKESAALADRLIQGQVTRAQEAEENYVIKRELAVVRQQCSSTAEDLQKAQSTIRQLQEQQENPRLTEDFVSHLETELEQSRLRETETLGALREMQDKVLDMEKRNSSLPDENNVARLQEELKALKVREGEAVASARELKLQLQELSDTWQAHVSRGGRWKESPRKLVLGELQDELMTMRLREAQALADGREWRQRVVELETQDNIHRNLLNRVEAERAALQEKLQYLAAQNKGLQTQLSESRRKQAEAECKSKEEVMAVRLREADSMAAVAEMRQRIAELEIQREEGRIQGQLNHSDSSQYIRELKDQIEELKTEVRLLKGPPTFEDPLAFDGLSLTRHLDEDSLPSSDEELLGVGVGVGVGAALQDPLYPLSPRDARFFRSLDRPAKDSEGSSDSDADELATPYSNQVLDN; encoded by the exons ATGAGCCTGTCCACCATGGCAAGCCCCACTCTGAGCCCCGACTCCTCATCTCAGGAGGCCCTGTCAGCACCCACCTGCTCCCCAACCTCTGACTCCGAGAACCTCAGCCCAGATGAGCTAGAACTACTGGCCAAGCTTGAGGAGCAGAACCG GCTCCTGGAAGCCGACTCCAAGTCCATGCGCTCCATGAATGGCTCCCGGAGGAACAGCGGCTCCTCCCTGGTATCCAGCTCCTCCGCCTCCTCCAACCTGAGCCACCTGGAGGAGGACACATGGATTCTCTGGGGCCGGATTGCCAACGAGTGGGAGGAATGGCGGCGCAGAAAGGAAAAGCTACTCAAG GAGCTGATCCGAAAGGGCATCCCACACCACTTCCGGGCCATCGTTTGGCAGCTCCTGTGCAGTGCCACAGATATGCCCGTCAAAAACCAGTACTCCGAGCTCCTCAAGATGTCCTCACCATGTGAGAAGCTGATCCGAAGGGACATTGCCCGCACCTATCCAGAGCATGAGTTCTTCAAAggccaggacagcctgggccagGAAGTCCTCTTCAATGTCATGAAG GCATACTCCCTGGTTGATCGGGAGGTTGGATATTGCCAAGGCAGTGCCTTCATTGTGGGCTTACTCCTCATGCAG ATGCCTGAGGAAGAGgccttctgtgtgtttgtgcggCTGATGCAGGAGTACCGGCTACGGGAGCTCTTCAAGCCCAGCATGGCCGAGCTGGGACTCTGTATCTACCAGTTTGAATACATGCTGCAG gAGCAGCTTCCGGACCTGAACACCCACTTCCGCTCACAGAGCTTCCACACATCCATGTATGCATCATCCTGGTTCCTCACGCTTTTCCTCACCACCTTTCCCCTGCCTGTTGCTACCCGGGTCTTTGACATCTTTATGTATGAG GGACTGGAGATTGTGTTCCGAGTCGGCCTTGCCCTGCTGCAAGTGAACCAGACAGAGCTGATGCAGCTGGACATGGAGGGCATGTCCCAG TACTTCCAGAGAGTGATCCCCCACCAGTTTGACAGCTGCCCAGACAAGCTGGTCCTCAAGGCTTACCAGGTCAAGTACAACCCTAAAAAGATGAAGAG GCTGGAGAAGGAGTACGCAGCTATGAAGAGTAAGGAGATGGAGGAGCAGATCGAGatcaaa AGGCTTCGAACAGAGAACCGGCTGCTCAAACAGCGGATTGAGACCCTAGAGAAG GAGAGCGCGGCCTTGGCTGATAGGTTAATCCAG GGACAAGTGACACGGgcacaggaggctgaggagaaCTATGTCATCAAGCGGGAGTTGGCAGTAGTGAGACAACAATGTAGCTCGACTGCAGAGGACCTTCAGAAAGCACAGAGTACCATTCGGCAGTTGCAAGAACAGCAG GAAAACCCTCGCCTAACAGAGGACTTTGTTTCCCACCTGGAGACAGAACTGGAGCAGTCACGGTTACGGGAGACCGAGACTCTGGGGGCCCTTCGAGAAATGCAGGACAAAGTTCTGGACATGGAAAAG AGAAACAGCTCACTGCCGGATGAGAACAATGTAGCCAGGCTGCAGGAAGAACTCAAGGCCCTCAAGGTGCGGGAGGGCGAGGCCGTAGCCTCTGCGCGGGAACTGAAGCTGCAGCTGCAGGAGCTCTCAGACACCTGGCAG GCTCATGTTTCCCGCGGTGGCCGCTGGAAGGAGTCCCCGCGGAAGCTGGTCCTGGGAGAGTTACAGGATGAGCTCATGACTATGCGTTTGCGTGAGGCACAGGCCCTGGCGGATGGCCGTGAGTGGCGGCAGCGCGTGGTGGAACTGGAGACGCAG gacaacatccacCGCAACCTGCTGAACCGGGTGGAGGCGGAACGCGCGGCTCTGCAGGAGAAGTTGCAGTACCTGGCAGCACAGAACAAGGGACTCCAGACTCAGCTCAGCGAAAGCCGCCGCAAGCAGGCCGAGGCTGAGTGCAAG AGTAAGGAGGAAGTGATGGCTGTGCGCCTTCGGGAGGCAGACAGCATGGCTGCAGTGGCGGAGATGAGGCAGCGCATCGCAGAGCTGGAGATCCAG AGGGAGGAGGGCCGCATCCAGGGCCAGCTGAACCATTCGGATTCATCGCAGTACATCCGTGAGCTGAAGGACCAGATTGAGGAGCTGAAGACTGAG GTTCGGTTGCTGAAAGGCCCACCCACATTCGAGGACCCGCTGGCTTTCGATGGGCTGAGCCTAACGCGGCACCTGGACGAGGATTCGCTACCGTCTTCTGATGAGGAGCTGCTTGGTGTGGGTGTGGGCGTGGGCGTGGGCGCAGCCCTGCAGGACCCACTCTACCCTCTGTCTCCCCGGGACGCACGCTTCTTCAGAAGTCTGGACCGGCCAGCCAAGGACAGCGAAGGCAGCTCAGACAGCGATGCAGATGAGCTAGCCACGCCTTACAGCAACCAGGTCCTGGACAACTGA
- the Evi5l gene encoding EVI5-like protein isoform X3 yields the protein MSLSTMASPTLSPDSSSQEALSAPTCSPTSDSENLSPDELELLAKLEEQNRLLEADSKSMRSMNGSRRNSGSSLVSSSSASSNLSHLEEDTWILWGRIANEWEEWRRRKEKLLKELIRKGIPHHFRAIVWQLLCSATDMPVKNQYSELLKMSSPCEKLIRRDIARTYPEHEFFKGQDSLGQEVLFNVMKAYSLVDREVGYCQGSAFIVGLLLMQMPEEEAFCVFVRLMQEYRLRELFKPSMAELGLCIYQFEYMLQEQLPDLNTHFRSQSFHTSMYASSWFLTLFLTTFPLPVATRVFDIFMYEGLEIVFRVGLALLQVNQTELMQLDMEGMSQYFQRVIPHQFDSCPDKLVLKAYQVKYNPKKMKRLEKEYAAMKSKEMEEQIEIKGQVTRAQEAEENYVIKRELAVVRQQCSSTAEDLQKAQSTIRQLQEQQENPRLTEDFVSHLETELEQSRLRETETLGALREMQDKVLDMEKRNSSLPDENNVARLQEELKALKVREGEAVASARELKLQLQELSDTWQAHVSRGGRWKESPRKLVLGELQDELMTMRLREAQALADGREWRQRVVELETQDNIHRNLLNRVEAERAALQEKLQYLAAQNKGLQTQLSESRRKQAEAECKSKEEVMAVRLREADSMAAVAEMRQRIAELEIQREEGRIQGQLNHSDSSQYIRELKDQIEELKTEVRLLKGPPTFEDPLAFDGLSLTRHLDEDSLPSSDEELLGVGVGVGVGAALQDPLYPLSPRDARFFRSLDRPAKDSEGSSDSDADELATPYSNQVLDN from the exons ATGAGCCTGTCCACCATGGCAAGCCCCACTCTGAGCCCCGACTCCTCATCTCAGGAGGCCCTGTCAGCACCCACCTGCTCCCCAACCTCTGACTCCGAGAACCTCAGCCCAGATGAGCTAGAACTACTGGCCAAGCTTGAGGAGCAGAACCG GCTCCTGGAAGCCGACTCCAAGTCCATGCGCTCCATGAATGGCTCCCGGAGGAACAGCGGCTCCTCCCTGGTATCCAGCTCCTCCGCCTCCTCCAACCTGAGCCACCTGGAGGAGGACACATGGATTCTCTGGGGCCGGATTGCCAACGAGTGGGAGGAATGGCGGCGCAGAAAGGAAAAGCTACTCAAG GAGCTGATCCGAAAGGGCATCCCACACCACTTCCGGGCCATCGTTTGGCAGCTCCTGTGCAGTGCCACAGATATGCCCGTCAAAAACCAGTACTCCGAGCTCCTCAAGATGTCCTCACCATGTGAGAAGCTGATCCGAAGGGACATTGCCCGCACCTATCCAGAGCATGAGTTCTTCAAAggccaggacagcctgggccagGAAGTCCTCTTCAATGTCATGAAG GCATACTCCCTGGTTGATCGGGAGGTTGGATATTGCCAAGGCAGTGCCTTCATTGTGGGCTTACTCCTCATGCAG ATGCCTGAGGAAGAGgccttctgtgtgtttgtgcggCTGATGCAGGAGTACCGGCTACGGGAGCTCTTCAAGCCCAGCATGGCCGAGCTGGGACTCTGTATCTACCAGTTTGAATACATGCTGCAG gAGCAGCTTCCGGACCTGAACACCCACTTCCGCTCACAGAGCTTCCACACATCCATGTATGCATCATCCTGGTTCCTCACGCTTTTCCTCACCACCTTTCCCCTGCCTGTTGCTACCCGGGTCTTTGACATCTTTATGTATGAG GGACTGGAGATTGTGTTCCGAGTCGGCCTTGCCCTGCTGCAAGTGAACCAGACAGAGCTGATGCAGCTGGACATGGAGGGCATGTCCCAG TACTTCCAGAGAGTGATCCCCCACCAGTTTGACAGCTGCCCAGACAAGCTGGTCCTCAAGGCTTACCAGGTCAAGTACAACCCTAAAAAGATGAAGAG GCTGGAGAAGGAGTACGCAGCTATGAAGAGTAAGGAGATGGAGGAGCAGATCGAGatcaaa GGACAAGTGACACGGgcacaggaggctgaggagaaCTATGTCATCAAGCGGGAGTTGGCAGTAGTGAGACAACAATGTAGCTCGACTGCAGAGGACCTTCAGAAAGCACAGAGTACCATTCGGCAGTTGCAAGAACAGCAG GAAAACCCTCGCCTAACAGAGGACTTTGTTTCCCACCTGGAGACAGAACTGGAGCAGTCACGGTTACGGGAGACCGAGACTCTGGGGGCCCTTCGAGAAATGCAGGACAAAGTTCTGGACATGGAAAAG AGAAACAGCTCACTGCCGGATGAGAACAATGTAGCCAGGCTGCAGGAAGAACTCAAGGCCCTCAAGGTGCGGGAGGGCGAGGCCGTAGCCTCTGCGCGGGAACTGAAGCTGCAGCTGCAGGAGCTCTCAGACACCTGGCAG GCTCATGTTTCCCGCGGTGGCCGCTGGAAGGAGTCCCCGCGGAAGCTGGTCCTGGGAGAGTTACAGGATGAGCTCATGACTATGCGTTTGCGTGAGGCACAGGCCCTGGCGGATGGCCGTGAGTGGCGGCAGCGCGTGGTGGAACTGGAGACGCAG gacaacatccacCGCAACCTGCTGAACCGGGTGGAGGCGGAACGCGCGGCTCTGCAGGAGAAGTTGCAGTACCTGGCAGCACAGAACAAGGGACTCCAGACTCAGCTCAGCGAAAGCCGCCGCAAGCAGGCCGAGGCTGAGTGCAAG AGTAAGGAGGAAGTGATGGCTGTGCGCCTTCGGGAGGCAGACAGCATGGCTGCAGTGGCGGAGATGAGGCAGCGCATCGCAGAGCTGGAGATCCAG AGGGAGGAGGGCCGCATCCAGGGCCAGCTGAACCATTCGGATTCATCGCAGTACATCCGTGAGCTGAAGGACCAGATTGAGGAGCTGAAGACTGAG GTTCGGTTGCTGAAAGGCCCACCCACATTCGAGGACCCGCTGGCTTTCGATGGGCTGAGCCTAACGCGGCACCTGGACGAGGATTCGCTACCGTCTTCTGATGAGGAGCTGCTTGGTGTGGGTGTGGGCGTGGGCGTGGGCGCAGCCCTGCAGGACCCACTCTACCCTCTGTCTCCCCGGGACGCACGCTTCTTCAGAAGTCTGGACCGGCCAGCCAAGGACAGCGAAGGCAGCTCAGACAGCGATGCAGATGAGCTAGCCACGCCTTACAGCAACCAGGTCCTGGACAACTGA
- the Evi5l gene encoding EVI5-like protein isoform X2, with protein sequence MSLSTMASPTLSPDSSSQEALSAPTCSPTSDSENLSPDELELLAKLEEQNRLLEADSKSMRSMNGSRRNSGSSLVSSSSASSNLSHLEEDTWILWGRIANEWEEWRRRKEKLLKELIRKGIPHHFRAIVWQLLCSATDMPVKNQYSELLKMSSPCEKLIRRDIARTYPEHEFFKGQDSLGQEVLFNVMKAYSLVDREVGYCQGSAFIVGLLLMQMPEEEAFCVFVRLMQEYRLRELFKPSMAELGLCIYQFEYMLQEQLPDLNTHFRSQSFHTSMYASSWFLTLFLTTFPLPVATRVFDIFMYEGLEIVFRVGLALLQVNQTELMQLDMEGMSQYFQRVIPHQFDSCPDKLVLKAYQVKYNPKKMKRLEKEYAAMKSKEMEEQIEIKRLRTENRLLKQRIETLEKGQVTRAQEAEENYVIKRELAVVRQQCSSTAEDLQKAQSTIRQLQEQQENPRLTEDFVSHLETELEQSRLRETETLGALREMQDKVLDMEKRNSSLPDENNVARLQEELKALKVREGEAVASARELKLQLQELSDTWQAHVSRGGRWKESPRKLVLGELQDELMTMRLREAQALADGREWRQRVVELETQDNIHRNLLNRVEAERAALQEKLQYLAAQNKGLQTQLSESRRKQAEAECKSKEEVMAVRLREADSMAAVAEMRQRIAELEIQREEGRIQGQLNHSDSSQYIRELKDQIEELKTEVRLLKGPPTFEDPLAFDGLSLTRHLDEDSLPSSDEELLGVGVGVGVGAALQDPLYPLSPRDARFFRSLDRPAKDSEGSSDSDADELATPYSNQVLDN encoded by the exons ATGAGCCTGTCCACCATGGCAAGCCCCACTCTGAGCCCCGACTCCTCATCTCAGGAGGCCCTGTCAGCACCCACCTGCTCCCCAACCTCTGACTCCGAGAACCTCAGCCCAGATGAGCTAGAACTACTGGCCAAGCTTGAGGAGCAGAACCG GCTCCTGGAAGCCGACTCCAAGTCCATGCGCTCCATGAATGGCTCCCGGAGGAACAGCGGCTCCTCCCTGGTATCCAGCTCCTCCGCCTCCTCCAACCTGAGCCACCTGGAGGAGGACACATGGATTCTCTGGGGCCGGATTGCCAACGAGTGGGAGGAATGGCGGCGCAGAAAGGAAAAGCTACTCAAG GAGCTGATCCGAAAGGGCATCCCACACCACTTCCGGGCCATCGTTTGGCAGCTCCTGTGCAGTGCCACAGATATGCCCGTCAAAAACCAGTACTCCGAGCTCCTCAAGATGTCCTCACCATGTGAGAAGCTGATCCGAAGGGACATTGCCCGCACCTATCCAGAGCATGAGTTCTTCAAAggccaggacagcctgggccagGAAGTCCTCTTCAATGTCATGAAG GCATACTCCCTGGTTGATCGGGAGGTTGGATATTGCCAAGGCAGTGCCTTCATTGTGGGCTTACTCCTCATGCAG ATGCCTGAGGAAGAGgccttctgtgtgtttgtgcggCTGATGCAGGAGTACCGGCTACGGGAGCTCTTCAAGCCCAGCATGGCCGAGCTGGGACTCTGTATCTACCAGTTTGAATACATGCTGCAG gAGCAGCTTCCGGACCTGAACACCCACTTCCGCTCACAGAGCTTCCACACATCCATGTATGCATCATCCTGGTTCCTCACGCTTTTCCTCACCACCTTTCCCCTGCCTGTTGCTACCCGGGTCTTTGACATCTTTATGTATGAG GGACTGGAGATTGTGTTCCGAGTCGGCCTTGCCCTGCTGCAAGTGAACCAGACAGAGCTGATGCAGCTGGACATGGAGGGCATGTCCCAG TACTTCCAGAGAGTGATCCCCCACCAGTTTGACAGCTGCCCAGACAAGCTGGTCCTCAAGGCTTACCAGGTCAAGTACAACCCTAAAAAGATGAAGAG GCTGGAGAAGGAGTACGCAGCTATGAAGAGTAAGGAGATGGAGGAGCAGATCGAGatcaaa AGGCTTCGAACAGAGAACCGGCTGCTCAAACAGCGGATTGAGACCCTAGAGAAG GGACAAGTGACACGGgcacaggaggctgaggagaaCTATGTCATCAAGCGGGAGTTGGCAGTAGTGAGACAACAATGTAGCTCGACTGCAGAGGACCTTCAGAAAGCACAGAGTACCATTCGGCAGTTGCAAGAACAGCAG GAAAACCCTCGCCTAACAGAGGACTTTGTTTCCCACCTGGAGACAGAACTGGAGCAGTCACGGTTACGGGAGACCGAGACTCTGGGGGCCCTTCGAGAAATGCAGGACAAAGTTCTGGACATGGAAAAG AGAAACAGCTCACTGCCGGATGAGAACAATGTAGCCAGGCTGCAGGAAGAACTCAAGGCCCTCAAGGTGCGGGAGGGCGAGGCCGTAGCCTCTGCGCGGGAACTGAAGCTGCAGCTGCAGGAGCTCTCAGACACCTGGCAG GCTCATGTTTCCCGCGGTGGCCGCTGGAAGGAGTCCCCGCGGAAGCTGGTCCTGGGAGAGTTACAGGATGAGCTCATGACTATGCGTTTGCGTGAGGCACAGGCCCTGGCGGATGGCCGTGAGTGGCGGCAGCGCGTGGTGGAACTGGAGACGCAG gacaacatccacCGCAACCTGCTGAACCGGGTGGAGGCGGAACGCGCGGCTCTGCAGGAGAAGTTGCAGTACCTGGCAGCACAGAACAAGGGACTCCAGACTCAGCTCAGCGAAAGCCGCCGCAAGCAGGCCGAGGCTGAGTGCAAG AGTAAGGAGGAAGTGATGGCTGTGCGCCTTCGGGAGGCAGACAGCATGGCTGCAGTGGCGGAGATGAGGCAGCGCATCGCAGAGCTGGAGATCCAG AGGGAGGAGGGCCGCATCCAGGGCCAGCTGAACCATTCGGATTCATCGCAGTACATCCGTGAGCTGAAGGACCAGATTGAGGAGCTGAAGACTGAG GTTCGGTTGCTGAAAGGCCCACCCACATTCGAGGACCCGCTGGCTTTCGATGGGCTGAGCCTAACGCGGCACCTGGACGAGGATTCGCTACCGTCTTCTGATGAGGAGCTGCTTGGTGTGGGTGTGGGCGTGGGCGTGGGCGCAGCCCTGCAGGACCCACTCTACCCTCTGTCTCCCCGGGACGCACGCTTCTTCAGAAGTCTGGACCGGCCAGCCAAGGACAGCGAAGGCAGCTCAGACAGCGATGCAGATGAGCTAGCCACGCCTTACAGCAACCAGGTCCTGGACAACTGA
- the Evi5l gene encoding EVI5-like protein isoform X4 yields the protein MSLSTMASPTLSPDSSSQEALSAPTCSPTSDSENLSPDELELLAKLEEQNRLLEADSKSMRSMNGSRRNSGSSLVSSSSASSNLSHLEEDTWILWGRIANEWEEWRRRKEKLLKELIRKGIPHHFRAIVWQLLCSATDMPVKNQYSELLKMSSPCEKLIRRDIARTYPEHEFFKGQDSLGQEVLFNVMKAYSLVDREVGYCQGSAFIVGLLLMQMPEEEAFCVFVRLMQEYRLRELFKPSMAELGLCIYQFEYMLQEQLPDLNTHFRSQSFHTSMYASSWFLTLFLTTFPLPVATRVFDIFMYEGLEIVFRVGLALLQVNQTELMQLDMEGMSQYFQRVIPHQFDSCPDKLVLKAYQVKYNPKKMKRLEKEYAAMKSKEMEEQIEIKPRVGAHSPIGMSSKLASQQ from the exons ATGAGCCTGTCCACCATGGCAAGCCCCACTCTGAGCCCCGACTCCTCATCTCAGGAGGCCCTGTCAGCACCCACCTGCTCCCCAACCTCTGACTCCGAGAACCTCAGCCCAGATGAGCTAGAACTACTGGCCAAGCTTGAGGAGCAGAACCG GCTCCTGGAAGCCGACTCCAAGTCCATGCGCTCCATGAATGGCTCCCGGAGGAACAGCGGCTCCTCCCTGGTATCCAGCTCCTCCGCCTCCTCCAACCTGAGCCACCTGGAGGAGGACACATGGATTCTCTGGGGCCGGATTGCCAACGAGTGGGAGGAATGGCGGCGCAGAAAGGAAAAGCTACTCAAG GAGCTGATCCGAAAGGGCATCCCACACCACTTCCGGGCCATCGTTTGGCAGCTCCTGTGCAGTGCCACAGATATGCCCGTCAAAAACCAGTACTCCGAGCTCCTCAAGATGTCCTCACCATGTGAGAAGCTGATCCGAAGGGACATTGCCCGCACCTATCCAGAGCATGAGTTCTTCAAAggccaggacagcctgggccagGAAGTCCTCTTCAATGTCATGAAG GCATACTCCCTGGTTGATCGGGAGGTTGGATATTGCCAAGGCAGTGCCTTCATTGTGGGCTTACTCCTCATGCAG ATGCCTGAGGAAGAGgccttctgtgtgtttgtgcggCTGATGCAGGAGTACCGGCTACGGGAGCTCTTCAAGCCCAGCATGGCCGAGCTGGGACTCTGTATCTACCAGTTTGAATACATGCTGCAG gAGCAGCTTCCGGACCTGAACACCCACTTCCGCTCACAGAGCTTCCACACATCCATGTATGCATCATCCTGGTTCCTCACGCTTTTCCTCACCACCTTTCCCCTGCCTGTTGCTACCCGGGTCTTTGACATCTTTATGTATGAG GGACTGGAGATTGTGTTCCGAGTCGGCCTTGCCCTGCTGCAAGTGAACCAGACAGAGCTGATGCAGCTGGACATGGAGGGCATGTCCCAG TACTTCCAGAGAGTGATCCCCCACCAGTTTGACAGCTGCCCAGACAAGCTGGTCCTCAAGGCTTACCAGGTCAAGTACAACCCTAAAAAGATGAAGAG GCTGGAGAAGGAGTACGCAGCTATGAAGAGTAAGGAGATGGAGGAGCAGATCGAGatcaaa CCCCGCGTGGGAGCGCATTCCCCAATTGGCATGTCCTCAAAGCTGGCCTCACAACAGTAA